A stretch of Bacillota bacterium DNA encodes these proteins:
- a CDS encoding amino acid ABC transporter substrate-binding protein, with protein sequence MKRINATRKVLLMASSIILLLLSGLIAPVLAANPSTDDSLEKVLRAGKLTIGIDDAYPPMEFRDPNNNLVGFDIDLAREIGKRLGVKVEWIPTEWNGVLLALNAHKFDIILSTLSVTEERAKVIDFGPPYLYESQVIVVRAKDNKIKSKEDLAGKVVGTQLGSTSEEAARTVKGIKELKKYNKFTEVFLDLGIGRLDAGVVDELVGRYYMTERPDDFKVVASIRDEPVAIGYRKQDKKLQEAINKIVEEIKADGTMAKISQKWFGTDITAKKK encoded by the coding sequence ATGAAGAGGATAAATGCTACACGCAAAGTTCTCTTAATGGCATCCAGTATAATTCTTTTGCTTCTATCGGGCCTGATTGCTCCGGTTCTTGCAGCAAACCCATCCACTGACGATTCTCTGGAAAAAGTCCTCAGAGCCGGTAAGCTCACAATCGGGATCGATGATGCGTACCCCCCAATGGAATTCAGGGACCCCAACAACAACCTTGTAGGATTTGATATAGACCTGGCCCGTGAAATCGGGAAACGCCTTGGCGTCAAAGTTGAATGGATCCCAACTGAGTGGAACGGTGTCTTGCTGGCGCTCAACGCCCACAAGTTCGATATCATACTTTCTACATTGAGCGTAACTGAGGAGCGCGCGAAGGTCATTGATTTCGGACCTCCTTATCTCTATGAATCCCAGGTAATTGTTGTAAGGGCCAAAGATAACAAGATCAAGAGCAAGGAAGATCTCGCCGGTAAGGTGGTAGGCACGCAGCTTGGGTCAACCAGCGAGGAGGCGGCAAGAACAGTCAAAGGAATCAAGGAGCTAAAGAAATATAATAAGTTTACCGAGGTCTTCCTCGATCTCGGCATCGGCAGGCTTGACGCGGGTGTAGTCGATGAACTCGTCGGCCGGTACTACATGACAGAGAGGCCCGATGATTTCAAGGTTGTAGCTTCAATTCGTGACGAACCTGTGGCAATCGGGTATAGGAAACAGGACAAGAAACTCCAGGAAGCAATCAATAAGATAGTCGAAGAAATCAAAGCTGACGGCACCATGGCCAAGATATCACAAAAATGGTTCGGCACAGACATAACAGCGAAGAAGAAATAG
- a CDS encoding amino acid ABC transporter ATP-binding protein codes for MIEVHNLNKSFGALHVLKDISFSVRRGEVVVIVGPSGSGKSTLLRCLNCLERADSGVIYIDGAPLARRRRGDRWVPASESSINKIRSEIGMVFQKFNLFPHLTALQNVTEALVTVKKMPRRAAEQIGMELLERVGLADKANTYPNHLSGGQQQRVAIARALAMNPKIMLFDEPTSALDPELVGEVLNVMRDLAERGMTMLVVTHEMGFAREVAHRVIFMDEGQILEEGIPDAFFRSPRHARARSFLQRINRP; via the coding sequence ATCATCGAGGTACACAATCTAAACAAGTCATTCGGCGCCCTCCATGTTTTGAAAGACATATCATTTTCCGTAAGGCGTGGAGAGGTAGTGGTTATAGTCGGACCAAGCGGCTCGGGAAAGAGCACGCTTCTCCGATGCCTCAATTGTCTCGAACGAGCTGATAGCGGGGTTATCTATATCGACGGCGCACCTCTTGCTAGAAGGCGGAGAGGCGACAGGTGGGTCCCAGCGTCTGAATCATCCATCAACAAGATCCGTTCGGAGATCGGCATGGTATTCCAAAAGTTCAACCTCTTTCCACATCTGACCGCCTTGCAGAATGTGACTGAAGCCCTGGTCACGGTCAAGAAGATGCCGCGCCGCGCCGCAGAACAGATTGGCATGGAACTCCTCGAGCGGGTCGGTCTTGCGGATAAGGCAAATACCTATCCAAATCACCTGTCAGGCGGCCAACAACAGAGGGTCGCAATTGCCAGGGCGCTGGCCATGAACCCCAAGATAATGCTTTTCGACGAGCCAACTTCCGCGTTAGATCCGGAGCTCGTGGGCGAGGTTCTTAACGTAATGCGTGATCTCGCCGAAAGGGGCATGACCATGCTGGTCGTGACCCACGAGATGGGCTTTGCCAGAGAGGTCGCCCATCGCGTGATATTCATGGATGAAGGGCAAATACTCGAGGAAGGAATCCCGGATGCCTTCTTCCGCTCTCCAAGGCACGCGAGGGCCAGGTCTTTCTTGCAGAGAATAAACAGGCCATGA
- a CDS encoding amino acid ABC transporter permease, which produces MDFAVFIKYLPVLAEGAIMTVELTVLAIIVGTALGLFIALAEISHSRVVSSAARFYTWLVRGTPLLLQLFTIYYGLPQIGLTLSPFVAAVTGMSLNSAAYVAEIIRGAIESIDKGQMEAARSLGMSYLQAMRRIILPQAYRRLIPPMGNEFIALLKDSSLVATISMVDLMRTAQQMYATTFRPVEIFAGAGCLYLLLTTFFTITFGRLEKRLSVYQ; this is translated from the coding sequence ATGGATTTTGCCGTTTTCATAAAGTATCTTCCAGTCCTTGCAGAAGGCGCAATAATGACAGTCGAGCTCACGGTTCTTGCCATAATAGTGGGAACTGCTCTGGGGCTCTTTATTGCTCTTGCCGAGATATCACACAGCAGGGTGGTCTCATCCGCAGCCCGATTTTATACATGGCTCGTTCGCGGAACTCCCCTTCTGCTACAGTTATTTACCATTTATTATGGCCTTCCACAGATCGGTCTTACTTTAAGTCCCTTTGTGGCTGCGGTGACAGGGATGAGCCTGAACTCGGCGGCCTATGTGGCGGAAATCATCAGGGGAGCCATTGAGTCTATAGATAAGGGCCAGATGGAGGCCGCAAGGTCTCTTGGAATGTCATATCTCCAGGCAATGCGTCGCATAATCTTGCCACAGGCCTATAGGAGGCTTATTCCACCCATGGGCAATGAATTCATCGCCCTCCTCAAGGATTCTTCTCTTGTTGCCACTATCTCGATGGTAGATCTTATGAGGACGGCGCAGCAAATGTATGCGACTACTTTCCGGCCGGTTGAGATTTTCGCGGGGGCGGGCTGCCTCTACCTGCTGCTGACAACGTTCTTTACTATAACTTTTGGACGGCTTGAGAAGCGCTTATCTGTCTACCAATAG
- the rlmD gene encoding 23S rRNA (uracil(1939)-C(5))-methyltransferase RlmD produces the protein MISSTRREPVNPPVKPGDIVELAITDLNHEGEGVARVGGFAIFIPGALPGELARVKVETVKKNYGRGLALDILSPSPDRLSPACGVFQRCGGCQLQHLSYTRQLEFKRERVVEALERIGRLAGIKVEPTIGMEEPWRYRNKAQYPVGLRQGGPGKAGLIGGFFEKGTHVIVPCENCLIHHPLAGRVLNETLRLAETFGLDAYDEKTGSGFLRHVLVKIGFATGETMVVLVVNGRSFPRGREFGEALHQAVPQIQSVIQNINQERTNVILGSHSRVLWGKDHIIDMLGHFRFRISAESFYQVNPAQTETLYRKAVEFAGLSGREVVADLYCGIGTITLLLAEEAREVYGIEVVPAAISDARANARMNQITNARFMEGDTAAVLSRLMRDQGIRFDVVVMDPPKSGCEGRVLDLLIAARVERIVYVSCNPASLARDLARLAGGGYSVEHVQPVDMFPQTYHVETVALLRVGDNAARR, from the coding sequence GCTAGGGTTGGGGGCTTTGCGATATTCATTCCTGGCGCGCTGCCTGGTGAGCTTGCCCGGGTCAAGGTCGAGACGGTGAAGAAGAATTACGGCCGCGGCTTGGCCTTGGATATCCTGTCGCCTTCTCCAGATAGGCTTTCTCCGGCGTGCGGTGTTTTTCAGAGATGTGGCGGATGCCAGCTTCAGCACCTCAGCTATACGAGGCAGCTGGAGTTCAAACGGGAACGGGTTGTGGAAGCCCTGGAACGTATCGGCCGGCTGGCTGGAATCAAGGTAGAGCCTACCATAGGAATGGAAGAGCCATGGCGCTATAGAAATAAGGCCCAGTACCCTGTAGGCTTAAGGCAGGGTGGGCCCGGGAAGGCAGGACTTATTGGAGGATTCTTTGAAAAGGGCACTCATGTAATTGTGCCTTGCGAGAATTGCCTGATCCACCATCCGCTTGCAGGGCGCGTTCTCAATGAAACGCTCAGGCTCGCAGAAACTTTTGGCCTCGATGCATATGATGAAAAGACCGGGTCAGGATTTCTGAGGCATGTTCTTGTGAAAATAGGTTTCGCTACGGGCGAAACCATGGTGGTACTTGTTGTGAATGGCAGGTCGTTCCCGAGAGGAAGGGAATTTGGTGAGGCTCTTCATCAGGCCGTGCCGCAGATACAATCTGTGATCCAGAACATCAACCAAGAGAGGACCAACGTGATCCTGGGGTCTCATTCCAGAGTGCTCTGGGGCAAGGATCATATCATAGATATGCTTGGTCACTTTCGTTTCCGGATTTCAGCGGAGTCCTTTTACCAGGTGAACCCGGCGCAGACAGAGACTCTTTATCGAAAGGCCGTGGAGTTTGCAGGTTTATCAGGACGGGAGGTAGTAGCTGACCTTTACTGCGGCATCGGTACGATAACACTCCTTCTGGCCGAAGAAGCTCGGGAAGTCTATGGGATTGAGGTTGTCCCAGCTGCCATCTCTGACGCCCGGGCAAATGCCAGGATGAATCAAATCACCAACGCCCGGTTTATGGAAGGCGATACGGCAGCTGTTCTATCCAGACTGATGCGGGACCAGGGGATCAGATTTGATGTGGTGGTCATGGATCCACCGAAAAGCGGATGCGAGGGGAGGGTCCTGGATCTTCTGATCGCGGCGCGCGTGGAACGAATCGTATATGTCTCCTGCAACCCCGCTAGCCTGGCCCGGGATCTGGCACGCCTTGCAGGAGGCGGCTATTCTGTCGAACACGTTCAGCCAGTGGATATGTTCCCGCAGACTTATCATGTGGAGACGGTAGCTCTCCTAAGGGTTGGTGATAATGCTGCGAGAAGGTAG